The Mycolicibacterium neoaurum DNA segment GGTGTCGATGGCCTCGCTGAGCGCCACCACGTGGTCGGCCAGGTTGCGTTGCATCCCGCCCTCGACCTGATCGGGTGAACCGAAATCGATCACCCACGGGTCGATGCCCGCGGAGTGCAGGATGCCGACCGCACCGTCCGCACGGGTGACATCCCACATATCGGCCGACATCATCATCGGGTGCACCATCAGCACCGGCGGGCCGGCCGGCGCGGCGCCGGGTCGGGTATCCGGCGGGAAATAGCGTCGCAACCGGTACATCGGCACGCTCTCGATGATCTGGTACGGCGAGGGCACCGCCCCGGTCTCCAGACCGCCGTAGCGCAGCACCTCGATGCCGTTCTGAGCGGTGGCCAGCAGTCGGCTCACCGGACCGGTAACCAGTGAGAAATCCACCACAGTGCTCCCCTACCGTATGCGTCGACACCAGCGCCAATCCCCCGATTGCCCCGACATCATGGCACAGCACCAGTGGTCGGCCGCCGCGAATGTACAGCGCGGCCCCGCCTAACCTGGACGCGACATGGCGCATCTTCTCGGGGCCGAGGCCCTACATCTGGAATATCCCACCAAGGTGGTCTTCGACTCGGTCTCCCTCGGGGTAAACGAGGGTGACCGGATCGGCATCGTCGGACGCAACGGCGACGGAAAGTCCAGCCTGTTGGCCATGCTGGCAGGCAGGGTGCGACCCGATTCGGGCCGCGTGACGGTGCGCGGCGGGGTGCGGGTCGGCGTGCTCGATCAGGCCGACACCCTCGATTCCGACGACACCATCGGGCATGCCGTCGTCGGCGACGTGCCCGAACATGTGTGGGCCGGTGATCCGCGCGGACGTGACGTCATCGCCGGGTTGCTCGGCGACCTGAGCTGGGATGCGGTCCTCGGCACGCTGTCGGGCGGTCAGCGGCGGCGGGTCGCGCTGGCCCGACTGCTGGCCGGCGACCACGACGTGCTCGCCCTCGACGAGCCGACCAACCACCTCGACGTGGAGGCCATCACCTGGCTGGCCGAACATCTCAAGCGACGCTGGTCAGCGTCCGCGGGTGGGCTGCTGGTCGTCACGCACGACCGCTGGTTCCTCGACGAGGTGTGCACCACCACCTGGGAGGTGCACGACCGGATCGTCGAGCCGTTCGACGGCGGCTATGCCGCCTACATCCTGCAGCGCGTGGAGCGTGATCGACAGGCCGCCACGATCGAGGCGCGCCGGCAGAACCTGGCCCGCAAGGAACTCGCCTGGCTGCGACGCGGCGCACCGGCGCGCACCTCCAAACCGAAATTCCGCATCGACGCCGCCAACGCGTTGATCGCCGACGTACCCGAGATCCGGGACAAGGTCGCGCTGCAGTCTCTGGCCGTCACCCGGTTGGGCAAGCAGGTGGTCGATCTGTTGGACGTCTCGGTCAGCTATGGCGAGAAGACCGTGCTACGCGATGTCGAATGGCGCATCGCACCGGGTGAACGCACCGGCATCCTCGGGGTGAACGGGGCGGGCAAATCAACCCTGCTCGGTCTCGTCGACGGTTCCGTGCAGCCGACCGAGGGACGCGTCAAAACCGGCAAGACCGTCCACATCGCCACTCTCACCCAGGGCGCCGATCGGCTGGCCGACCATCTCGACGAACCGGTCCGGGTGGTGCTGAGCCGGTTGGCCACCACCTACACATTCGGGGCCGGTTCCAAGGCCCAGGAGCTCACCCCGAGCCAGCTCCTCGAGCGGCTCGGGTTCGGCAGCGCACAGCTGTCGACTCCGGTGAAGGATCTGTCCGGTGGTCAGCAGCGTCGTCTGCAGCTGCTGCTGATCCTGCTCGAGCAGCCCAATGTGCTGATCCTCGACGAGCCGACCAACGATCTGGACACCGACATGTTGGCGGCGATGGAAGACCTGCTCGACTCGTGGCCGGGCACGCTGATCGTGGTCAGCCACGACCGCTATTTCCTGGAGCGCGTCACCGACCAGCAGTACGGCATCCTCGGTGGGCATCTGCGGCATCTGCCCGGCGGGGTCGATGAGTATCTACGATTGCGGGCTGCGCATGCGTCGCAGACCGGTCCAGCGGCCGCGAAACAGCCTGTCCAGGAGGGGTTGTCGGGCGCCGACCTGCGCACCGCGCAGAAGGAGATCTCGGCGATCGAACGCAAGCTGGAGAAGCTCGCCGCCCAGATCGACGCCGCCCACGTCCGGCTCGCCGAACACGATCAGGACGATTACGAAGGGCTGCAACGGCTCAGCGGTGGGCTGCGGGAGCTGGAATCCGAGGTTGCCGCGCTGGAGGAGCGCTGGCTCGAGTTGTCCGACACCGTAGGCTGACCGGAAAATTCGGTCGGGGGGCCACTTAGGATGAATGCCGTGCGATACGTGCTGGCGCCGGTGACGCTGTGCGTGCGCTATTTCCCGCAGTTGGTGGCCTGTTATCTCGTCGGGTATCTCGGCCGGATGGGCGCCATCGAATGGGCCGCCTGGGCCGGCTATGACAACTACGTGTGGGCCTCGCTGATCATGCCGCTGGCCGGTATGGCGCGGCTCGGGTCCTATGTGGCGATGTTCCTGGTGATACGGCCGGGCATTCCCGCGCTGGCCGGACTGGCGCGGCGACCTGCCCGTCACATCGACATCTTCGCTACCATCATAGTGCCGTTCTTCGCAATCTATCTGGCCTGGCAGATGTTTCGGGAGGACTGGCTGTCCTTCGAGTATCGCGCCATGGAGTACCGCGCGGGCGCGGCGATGATGTCGCCGGATTCCTCGCCCACACTTCATCCGAGCATGCTGCCGGTTGGCACCGTCACCCTCGTCATCATCGGCCTGGCGCTGGTGGCCCGGTTCGCCCTCGGCCGGCTTAAGGACCGCACACCGACCTGGTTGCTGCCGGTTCAGGTCTACCTGGACACGCTGTGGGTGTTCCTGGTGCTGACCTACTCGGCCAGCCAGGGTCTCACGATTCTGATCAACCCGTCGGCCTGGATTGCCGAGCGACGGATCATCGTGTGGTTCAACGACACTCGCGAGAGTCTGTTCTCTCATGTGCAGTTCCTCCAGAAGATATGGGATGCCGTGATTTGGGCCATCAGCACCGTCTTCGGTGGCGCGGCGGTCCCGCTGATCTGGCTGGCCGTCGCGTGCATCGTCTACGGCGCCACCGCCAAGGCCGACTGGCGGGCCGAGGCTCAACGAATCGGTGGCGCCCGGATCGACCGGTGGATGCAGCGCGCCGAGACGAGACGCACCCGGTTGAGCACCGGCTGGAAACGCGTCCCCGGCAAGGTGCGCACCGAGGTGCGCAATCAGCTGACCGGGCAGATCGGCAAGTTCAAACCGATCACCGACTCAGCCCACGTCATCGCCGCCGGCGGCGTGCTCGCACTGTCGATGTATGTGCTCGGCTACCTCGGCCTGGCGTGGCTGGACATGGCAGGCAGCTTCTATCGGGCGCAGCTGGGCCCGGGCTATCTCTTCCGCGGCATGGCCTGGCTGATCGGACCGCACGACATCGGATTCTGGTTCGCCACCTGGGACGTGATGGCCTTGATCTCGCATTCGATCATCGAGCCGCTGCGGATCTGTCTGGTGGCCTGCGCACTGGCCTGGTGCGTGCAGCGCTCTGCCGCGGCTACAGCTCCAGCCGGAGCAGAATCGAGCCGTCCGGTCGCCTGACGTCCACGGCAGTCGGCTCCGCGCTCGACGGCACCAGGAACGTCCACGGTAGCGACATCTCAGTACCGCACGGCGGGCCGCTGCCACGCCACGAACGCTCCCCCTCGATCAGGTAGCCGGTGCAGCCGAATTCCTCGGCGGCCGTGCCGGTTCGCTCGATCAGCACGTTCAGCTGGACCGTGCCCTCGGGCAGGGCCGACCCGTATTTGGTCGTCGTGCGGCTGACATTGCGGACCGACCATGTCTGTCCATCGACCTCGATGGACTGCCGCGGCGCGGCGGTGTGGGCGGGCACGACGGTGCGCCGGTAGTCGGTCCACTCCGGTTCCAGGATGAACACGGTGGCGGTGACCGCCGTCGCGGCGGCGACGGCGGTGCCGATCAGATTGCGCTGCCAGAGCTTCATGTTCCGACCTGTTTTCCCTGGCCGATATCGATCAGATCGGTGCGGTGCACGAGCGGATCGGACAGATCGATATCGACGACCAGCCGGGAATTCAACCGCCAGTCCCCGACCCAGATTCGCATCGCGATCCGGCCGCGGTCGGGCGCCACGAGATCTGGTGGTACGTCGAACACCCACGAACCGCTGGCCCGGATCCCGGGGGCCAGTGACCCGGTGACCGGGATGATCCCGAGCCGGCTGGTCGGGACATAGGTGTTGGGCCCGACGATCAGTTCGACCGAGGGCACCTGGTCGCTTCGTGTCGTCATGGCTGCACCATCGACAGCGACCCAGACACCGACCGCGTCGACGATGCCCGGCGGGTACTGGGTCTTCTTGACCCGTGGGCCGATCCGGACGGCGTCGACCTGTGCGGTGATCGCCGCGCCGGTGGCCTGCTGTCCCATCGCGACCTCGACATCGAAGGGGGCGAACACATCGTCGGGGATCGGCAGGCTGTGCCACGTCCAGGCCCCGGCCGCGATGACCGCGGCGGTCGACAAGGCGGTCAGCGAGCGCCTCACCGTGTGCCGCCGACCGGGACGCTGAGCTGTGCGTAGTCGGTCAGACTGGACACCCAGCCCTGACCGACGGTCGCGTTGATCTTGCGGACCTCCTTGCTGATCCGCACCGGTAATGCCGCTCCGACCGCCACCGCATCGGCGGGAACATCCCACATCAGCACCACGTCATCGGTGAGACCCGGCCCGAGGGTTATCGACAAAGTGCCGTCGGCCAGCCGGATGGCCGCCAGGTTCACGGCACCGGTCAGCCCGACCAGTTCCACCGGTTGCGCCACCGGCCCCGGCAGGGTGCTGGTGTTGTGCACCTTCGTCACAAGACCGAGATAGCGGCGGCCCGGCTTCGGCCCGAAAATGCGGCGCTCACCGGCGCGGACCTCGTCGACGAGGGTGGCGCGCAGCACCGTCATCTCGAACCGTCCGGTGTCGAACCGTTCGCCGACCTTGATGTCGGTGATCCTCTTGTCGACGGTGTCCAGCCCGCCGAACGCGGCGGTGGCGACCAGGATCGCCACCAACCCCGCGCGACGCCACTCCTTGAGTCCCCACCCCGCCAGCCACCGCCGGATACGCCCGGACGCGGCGCTCCCCCGAGCCGGTTCCATGGCTGCAGATCCTACCTAGCGCAAGGCGGTCCGTAGCCGGTCGGCGGTGTCGCGCACCACGGTGAGCTGACGCGCCACCTGAATCGGTGCCGTGCCGCCGCGCGCATCACGCGAGTCGACCGACCCCGCGATGGTCAGCACCGTGCGCACTTCGGCCGTCAGTCCCGGGTGGATACCGGCCAGTTCATCGTCGGCGAGTTCTTCGAGTCCGACGTTGCGTGCCTCGGCCGCCTTGACTGCTGCGCCGGCCGCCTCGTGTGCAACACGGAACGGAATGCCTTGACGCACCATCCATTCGGCGATATCGGTGGCCAGCGTGAAGCCCAGCGGCGCCAATTCGGCCAACCGGTCGGTGTCGAAGGTGAGGGTGGCGACCAATCCGGCCATGGCCGGCAGCAGCAGTCGCAGCTGCGCTACCGAGTCGAAGACGGGTTCCTTGTCCTCCTGCAGATCCCGGTTGTAGGCCAGCGGTTGTGCCTTGAGCGTCGCCAGCAGACCGGTCAGGTTGCCGATCAGCCGCCCGGACTTTCCGCGGGCCAGTTCGGCGATATCCGGGTTCTTCTTCTGCGGCATGATCGAGGAACCCGTCGACCAGGCGTCGTGCAGCTTCACATACCCGAATTCGGTGGTGCTCCACAGGATGATGTCCTCGGCCAACCGGGAGAGATCCACCGCGATCATCGCGAACACGAAGGCCGCCTCGGCCGCGAAATCCCTTGCCGCAGTTGCGTCGATGGAGTTTTCGGACGCGGCATCGAAGCCCAGCTCGGCGGCGATCGCATCGGGATCGAGCCCCAGCGACGATCCGGCCAACGCGCCGGAGCCGTAGGGCGACACCGCGGTCCGCTTGTCCAGGTCGACAAGGCGTTCGGCGTCCCGCAACAGCGGGTGCGCGTGGGCCAACAGATGATGGGCCAGCAACACCGGCTGCGCGGACTGCAGATGTGTCTTGCCCGGCATGATCGCCGTCGGATGCGCGGCGGCCTGGGTGGCCAGCGCCGCGACCACGTCGAGTACCCCATCGCCGACGGCCTTCACCGCGTCACGCAGCCACATCCGGAACAGGGTGGCCACCTGATCGTTCCGCGAGCGGCCTGCGCGCAGCCGACCACCGAGTTCCGGGCCGACCCGGTCGATCAGGCCGCGCTCCAGCGCTCCGTGCACATCCTCGTCGCTGGGCAGCGGCCCGAAGCTGCCGTCGGCCACATCGGCGCCCAAACTGTCCAGACCGGCCAACAGGCCATCACGCTGGTCGTCGGTGAGCAGGCCCGCGCGGTGCAGGACCCTCGCATGCGCCTTGGAGGCGGTGACGTCATAGGGGGCCAACGCCCAGTCGAAGTGGGTCGACTTGCTCAGCGCGGCCAGCGCGTCGGACGGTCCGTCGGCGAACCGGCCGCCCCACAGCGATCCTTCGTTGGTACTCATGCAGATTCCTTCCGCGAGCGTGCGTGAACTCCGGTCTGGCAGCGGCGTGTCGCCCGCAGACGCGCACGCTCGCGGAGGAGTGGGGTCACAGGCCCAGGTCGCGCTTGGCCGAGATCTTGCTGCTCAACCCGTGGACGTGCACGAAACCCTTGGCGCTGGACTGGTCGAAGCTGTCGCCCTCGTCGTAGGTGGCAAGGTTGAAGTCGTACAGCGAGGTCGGGCTGCGGCGGCCGTTGACGGCGATGTGCCCGCCGTGCAGGACCAGCCGGATCTCGCCGGTGACGTGCTCCTGGGTATGGGCGACGAACGACTCCAGCGCGCGCTTGAGCGGCGAGTACCAGAGGCCGTCATAGACCAGCTCACCCCACTTCTGGTCGGTGCCGCGCTTGTAGCGGCCCAGCTCG contains these protein-coding regions:
- a CDS encoding ABC-F family ATP-binding cassette domain-containing protein, encoding MAHLLGAEALHLEYPTKVVFDSVSLGVNEGDRIGIVGRNGDGKSSLLAMLAGRVRPDSGRVTVRGGVRVGVLDQADTLDSDDTIGHAVVGDVPEHVWAGDPRGRDVIAGLLGDLSWDAVLGTLSGGQRRRVALARLLAGDHDVLALDEPTNHLDVEAITWLAEHLKRRWSASAGGLLVVTHDRWFLDEVCTTTWEVHDRIVEPFDGGYAAYILQRVERDRQAATIEARRQNLARKELAWLRRGAPARTSKPKFRIDAANALIADVPEIRDKVALQSLAVTRLGKQVVDLLDVSVSYGEKTVLRDVEWRIAPGERTGILGVNGAGKSTLLGLVDGSVQPTEGRVKTGKTVHIATLTQGADRLADHLDEPVRVVLSRLATTYTFGAGSKAQELTPSQLLERLGFGSAQLSTPVKDLSGGQQRRLQLLLILLEQPNVLILDEPTNDLDTDMLAAMEDLLDSWPGTLIVVSHDRYFLERVTDQQYGILGGHLRHLPGGVDEYLRLRAAHASQTGPAAAKQPVQEGLSGADLRTAQKEISAIERKLEKLAAQIDAAHVRLAEHDQDDYEGLQRLSGGLRELESEVAALEERWLELSDTVG
- the argH gene encoding argininosuccinate lyase; amino-acid sequence: MSTNEGSLWGGRFADGPSDALAALSKSTHFDWALAPYDVTASKAHARVLHRAGLLTDDQRDGLLAGLDSLGADVADGSFGPLPSDEDVHGALERGLIDRVGPELGGRLRAGRSRNDQVATLFRMWLRDAVKAVGDGVLDVVAALATQAAAHPTAIMPGKTHLQSAQPVLLAHHLLAHAHPLLRDAERLVDLDKRTAVSPYGSGALAGSSLGLDPDAIAAELGFDAASENSIDATAARDFAAEAAFVFAMIAVDLSRLAEDIILWSTTEFGYVKLHDAWSTGSSIMPQKKNPDIAELARGKSGRLIGNLTGLLATLKAQPLAYNRDLQEDKEPVFDSVAQLRLLLPAMAGLVATLTFDTDRLAELAPLGFTLATDIAEWMVRQGIPFRVAHEAAGAAVKAAEARNVGLEELADDELAGIHPGLTAEVRTVLTIAGSVDSRDARGGTAPIQVARQLTVVRDTADRLRTALR